A part of Terriglobus roseus genomic DNA contains:
- a CDS encoding Gfo/Idh/MocA family protein, protein MLNRRDFVRLAAAASAATSLPATMLPQAPKKIRYAAVGLGRISCQHFMPGTKLGQYGEITGLVSGHPDKAAKFAAEYGVPQKNIYTYETYDQMKDNPDIDAVYIGLPNNMHAEYTIRAAQAGKHVLCEKPMANTPADCRAMIDACHKANRKLMIGYRCQLEPTFIQARKMIQDGVIGKVWAIEAANGFNIAPNEWRSDAKYAGGGPLMDVGIYSLNACRWLLQEEPKDISAHSYVDPTDPRFKGVEETIGWVMTFPSGAIATCNTTYGASQEGFTRLHGSKGVLEIFGYGYDGIHMSLRSKPAVEAPQPDMNKDPHQFLVESDYFSRCILDNKEPGPNGEEGLRDMQAIARIYAAAKKA, encoded by the coding sequence GTGCTGAATCGTCGTGATTTCGTTCGTCTTGCCGCCGCTGCTTCTGCGGCCACATCCCTTCCTGCAACCATGCTTCCCCAGGCTCCGAAGAAGATTCGTTACGCCGCTGTGGGGCTGGGTCGCATCTCGTGTCAGCACTTTATGCCCGGTACCAAGCTGGGACAGTATGGCGAGATCACCGGACTGGTGAGCGGCCATCCGGATAAGGCTGCGAAGTTTGCCGCGGAGTATGGCGTTCCGCAGAAAAACATCTACACGTACGAAACGTACGACCAGATGAAGGACAACCCTGACATTGACGCCGTGTACATCGGCCTGCCGAACAACATGCATGCGGAGTACACCATTCGCGCGGCGCAGGCGGGCAAACACGTGCTGTGCGAGAAGCCGATGGCGAACACGCCTGCCGATTGCCGGGCGATGATTGACGCGTGCCACAAGGCAAATCGCAAACTGATGATTGGCTATCGCTGCCAATTAGAGCCCACCTTTATTCAGGCGCGCAAGATGATTCAGGATGGCGTGATTGGCAAGGTGTGGGCCATTGAAGCAGCGAATGGATTCAACATTGCCCCGAATGAGTGGCGCAGCGACGCGAAGTACGCGGGTGGTGGGCCGCTGATGGATGTCGGCATCTATTCGTTGAACGCGTGCCGCTGGCTGTTGCAGGAAGAGCCGAAGGACATTAGCGCGCATAGCTATGTTGACCCCACTGATCCTCGCTTCAAGGGCGTGGAAGAAACGATCGGTTGGGTGATGACGTTTCCCTCCGGCGCGATTGCCACGTGCAACACGACGTACGGTGCGAGTCAGGAAGGCTTCACGCGGCTGCACGGCAGCAAAGGCGTGCTGGAGATTTTTGGCTATGGATACGACGGCATCCACATGTCGTTGAGGTCGAAGCCAGCGGTGGAAGCGCCGCAGCCCGATATGAATAAAGATCCCCATCAGTTTTTGGTCGAGAGCGATTACTTCTCGCGCTGCATTCTGGACAACAAGGAACCGGGCCCGAACGGCGAAGAGGGTCTGCGCGACATGCAAGCCATCGCGCGCATCTACGCTGCAGCGAAGAAAGCCTAG
- a CDS encoding DUF3253 domain-containing protein, translated as MKPAESTIRATIASLLKERGLGKTICPSEVARAIAGDTRRDWEPWMQQVRDTAAAMADEGSLQVTQRGHAVNAATAKGPIRLRLR; from the coding sequence GTGAAACCGGCTGAAAGCACAATCCGCGCAACCATCGCGAGCCTGCTGAAAGAGCGCGGCCTGGGCAAGACGATCTGCCCCAGCGAAGTGGCACGTGCCATCGCAGGTGACACCCGCCGTGACTGGGAGCCATGGATGCAGCAAGTTCGCGACACGGCCGCTGCCATGGCCGACGAGGGAAGCCTCCAGGTCACGCAGCGCGGTCATGCCGTGAATGCTGCCACTGCAAAAGGCCCCATTCGTTTGCGACTCCGGTAA
- a CDS encoding VWA domain-containing protein, whose translation MAHTLRSLACLSLCASVALAQQQQQPPVQLNTPVQQAPAPLPGQPASTGTSIQQVGDSTSQSFTLRVDSNMVLTNVVVRDKKTGVVIKDLKASDFTILENNKAQKISSFDYQTVDQAARLNEATVSGKAPTIAQILDRSMGADQKQLRDHRLIVMFFDLSSMQDEDIDRAVDAAKDYINKKMAPADLVAVASLSTSLSLDHDFTADKDQLLRTVSKFNGTNEGAGFANGATADTDVTSEDGTGFTADDTEYNNLNTDRQLYAIQTIAKSLEKLEQHKSMLYFSGGLTRQGIENQASMRAATNEAVKANMAIYSVDSRGLEALSPLGDASTGSLRGTSAYSGRAMQSRLDSNFASQETLGTLASDTGGKFFSDSNDFAPAFAQIQHDTEAYYILGFRSTDQRRDGAFRHLTVKLNNHPDAKLEYRPGYYAPADFKHQKTEDREYALNEQLKSDLPAVDISMYLEAFYFRVSPNEYYIPMSLIVPGSQIPFTRTKDQDKATLDIVGQVKNAQGIAVGNARETIKLSVDGTLGAARRNIQYSTGFTLAPGHYHVKFVARENETGNMGSFETDLVVPDQRKQPIKLSSVVLSSQRTPAAQQPRHPGPMPPGMQAPVNPLVQDGQLFVPNVPHVFRQDAHLYLLYELYDPAKAAAVAQQQAATEANAKQSGMKARPTSGGIHVLTSIEFLQNGAKVFETPLVAAETLNEPERGAVGFSFDVPLETLKPGTYICQVNVVDDTAGTFTFPRLAVKVVAPIPTAAPANPATPAAPTSTSGAPAGN comes from the coding sequence ATGGCCCACACGCTCCGTTCGCTCGCATGCCTTTCGTTGTGCGCCAGTGTTGCACTTGCGCAACAGCAACAACAACCGCCGGTGCAGTTGAACACGCCCGTGCAGCAAGCCCCAGCGCCGCTTCCAGGCCAGCCTGCGTCCACAGGAACCAGCATTCAACAGGTGGGCGACAGTACGTCGCAGAGCTTTACGCTGCGTGTGGATTCGAACATGGTGCTCACCAATGTGGTGGTGCGCGACAAGAAGACAGGCGTGGTGATCAAGGATTTGAAGGCTTCCGACTTCACCATTCTTGAAAACAATAAGGCGCAGAAGATTTCTTCGTTCGACTATCAGACTGTGGATCAGGCTGCGCGGTTGAACGAAGCCACGGTGAGCGGCAAAGCACCGACGATTGCGCAGATTCTGGATCGCAGTATGGGGGCGGATCAGAAGCAGTTGCGCGATCATCGTTTAATTGTGATGTTCTTCGATCTGTCGAGCATGCAGGATGAAGACATTGATCGCGCAGTGGATGCTGCGAAGGATTACATCAACAAGAAGATGGCGCCCGCCGATCTGGTGGCAGTCGCCAGTCTGAGCACATCGCTTTCGCTGGATCATGATTTCACCGCGGACAAGGACCAGTTGCTGCGTACGGTAAGCAAGTTCAACGGCACCAATGAGGGCGCGGGCTTTGCAAACGGCGCTACTGCAGATACCGACGTGACCAGTGAAGACGGTACGGGATTCACCGCAGATGACACCGAGTACAACAACCTGAATACCGACCGCCAGCTCTACGCGATTCAGACGATTGCGAAGAGTCTGGAGAAGCTGGAACAGCATAAGAGCATGCTGTATTTCAGTGGTGGATTGACGCGGCAGGGCATTGAGAACCAAGCCAGCATGCGCGCAGCCACCAATGAAGCGGTGAAGGCGAACATGGCCATCTACAGCGTGGATTCGCGTGGTCTGGAAGCGTTGTCGCCGTTGGGAGATGCGTCTACCGGATCATTGCGCGGCACCTCTGCGTATAGCGGACGTGCGATGCAATCGCGATTGGATTCGAACTTCGCATCGCAGGAGACGCTGGGCACGCTGGCGTCAGATACAGGCGGCAAGTTCTTCTCAGACTCGAATGATTTTGCTCCTGCATTCGCGCAGATTCAGCACGATACTGAGGCGTATTACATCCTTGGATTCCGTTCCACGGACCAGCGACGCGATGGCGCGTTCCGCCATCTGACGGTTAAGTTAAATAACCATCCGGATGCGAAGCTGGAGTATCGTCCTGGCTATTACGCTCCTGCTGACTTCAAACATCAGAAGACTGAGGATCGCGAATACGCTCTGAACGAACAGTTGAAGAGCGATCTGCCCGCAGTAGACATCTCGATGTATCTGGAGGCTTTCTACTTCCGGGTTTCGCCGAATGAGTACTACATTCCGATGTCGTTGATTGTGCCGGGTTCGCAGATCCCCTTTACGCGCACGAAGGATCAGGACAAGGCGACTCTGGACATTGTTGGCCAGGTGAAGAATGCGCAGGGCATCGCCGTGGGCAATGCACGCGAGACGATCAAACTCTCCGTGGATGGCACTCTTGGAGCGGCGCGTCGCAACATTCAATACAGCACTGGTTTCACGCTGGCACCGGGGCACTATCATGTGAAGTTTGTAGCGCGTGAGAATGAAACGGGCAACATGGGCTCGTTTGAAACGGACCTTGTGGTGCCCGATCAACGCAAGCAGCCGATCAAACTTTCAAGTGTGGTGTTGAGTTCGCAACGCACACCTGCAGCGCAACAACCGCGACACCCTGGGCCGATGCCTCCGGGGATGCAGGCACCGGTGAATCCGCTGGTGCAGGATGGGCAGTTGTTTGTGCCGAATGTGCCGCATGTATTCCGTCAGGATGCGCACCTGTATTTGCTGTATGAGTTGTATGATCCGGCGAAGGCTGCTGCTGTGGCGCAACAACAGGCTGCAACCGAAGCGAATGCGAAGCAGAGTGGCATGAAGGCACGGCCTACGTCCGGCGGCATCCATGTGCTGACGTCGATCGAATTCCTACAGAACGGCGCGAAGGTGTTTGAAACTCCGCTGGTGGCCGCAGAGACACTGAATGAACCGGAACGCGGTGCGGTGGGCTTCAGCTTTGATGTGCCGTTGGAAACACTGAAGCCGGGCACGTACATCTGCCAGGTGAATGTGGTGGACGACACTGCTGGAACGTTTACCTTCCCACGGCTGGCAGTGAAGGTTGTTGCACCAATACCGACTGCCGCACCTGCAAATCCAGCAACTCCTGCAGCACCCACTTCCACTTCTGGGGCTCCTGCGGGAAACTAA
- a CDS encoding catalase family peroxidase, which translates to MPLPNDERVVALANDLLAQFDAIFGVHPGFRAAHAKGALMAGVFTPSAEAAKLSRAPHFNQPSTPVRVRFSNSTGVPMLPDNDANADPRGMAVRFVLGEHKHTDIVSHSVDAFPARDGYEFLDFLKAVKATDPANFAGSPLEAFLGSHPAALAFVQIPKPAPSSFARESYFGVTAMEFINADGASRFGRYRIVPEEGNDFLTAEQAAAKDANFLMDEIHARVAAKPAKFTLAVQLAEQGDVVDDATIHWPAEREVLTLGTLEINAVVPDDAAEQKTIIFDPIPRVDGIEASADPLLELRAAIYLVSGRRRRSA; encoded by the coding sequence ATGCCCTTGCCGAATGATGAACGCGTTGTTGCCCTTGCGAACGATCTGCTGGCGCAGTTCGATGCGATCTTTGGCGTTCATCCTGGTTTCCGCGCCGCTCATGCCAAGGGCGCATTGATGGCGGGTGTGTTCACGCCTTCCGCAGAAGCTGCGAAGCTATCGCGTGCGCCGCATTTCAATCAGCCATCGACGCCGGTGCGGGTTCGTTTCTCAAACTCGACAGGTGTACCCATGTTGCCAGATAACGATGCGAATGCTGATCCGCGCGGCATGGCAGTACGTTTTGTGCTGGGTGAGCACAAGCACACGGATATTGTGTCGCACTCTGTGGACGCGTTTCCTGCGCGTGACGGGTATGAGTTTCTTGATTTCCTGAAAGCGGTGAAGGCGACTGATCCGGCGAACTTTGCGGGATCACCGCTGGAGGCGTTTCTGGGTTCGCATCCTGCGGCGCTTGCGTTTGTACAGATTCCGAAGCCTGCGCCCAGCAGCTTTGCTCGCGAAAGCTACTTTGGGGTTACGGCGATGGAGTTCATCAATGCGGATGGTGCTTCGAGGTTTGGTCGTTATCGCATTGTGCCGGAAGAAGGCAATGACTTCCTGACCGCTGAACAAGCTGCTGCGAAGGATGCGAACTTCCTGATGGATGAGATTCATGCGCGCGTTGCGGCGAAACCTGCCAAGTTCACGCTGGCGGTGCAGCTTGCAGAGCAGGGTGATGTGGTTGACGATGCGACGATCCATTGGCCTGCGGAGCGCGAAGTGTTGACGCTGGGCACCCTTGAGATCAACGCAGTGGTGCCGGATGATGCGGCCGAGCAGAAGACCATCATCTTTGATCCCATTCCACGCGTGGATGGCATTGAGGCTTCGGCTGATCCTTTGTTGGAACTTCGTGCCGCTATCTACCTGGTAAGCGGCAGAAGACGGCGTTCCGCTTAA
- the tyrS gene encoding tyrosine--tRNA ligase, with product MANFPPLNEQLDLITKGAAEIIPLDELTKRIEASLASGKPMRIKAGFDPTAPDLHLGHTVLMRKLRHFQQLGHTVIFLIGDSTALIGDPTGKSQTRKPLTREQIAANAKTYQDQVFRILDRDKTEIRWNSEWLDKLDFAEMVRLMAQFTVSQMLEREDFHKRFNNEEPIALHELIYPIVQGYDSVALQSDVELGGTDQKFNLMRGRDLQRHFGQQPQIILMMPIIEGLDGVQKMSKSLGNYIGVDEPPFEMFGKLMTVGDDLMWRYWTLLTDVPASEIETMKVKVADGSLHPMDAKKAMARTITAGFSSPEDALRAEENWSTQFQKGGTSEDTERVSLAKADLAFEEATNTIGTDKLMVAAGFCASMGEARRKRAEKAVKVDNVTVDDARLAIAAGTVELLVKLGKKTKIVNVS from the coding sequence ATGGCTAATTTCCCGCCACTGAATGAGCAGCTTGACCTTATTACCAAGGGCGCTGCCGAAATCATCCCGCTGGACGAACTGACGAAGCGCATTGAAGCTTCGCTTGCCAGCGGCAAACCCATGCGCATTAAGGCCGGGTTTGATCCCACAGCGCCCGATCTTCACCTGGGCCACACCGTTCTGATGCGTAAGCTGCGCCACTTTCAACAGCTTGGCCATACGGTCATCTTCCTCATTGGCGATTCGACGGCGCTGATCGGCGATCCCACAGGCAAGTCGCAGACGCGCAAGCCGCTGACGCGCGAACAGATTGCAGCCAACGCGAAGACATATCAGGATCAGGTCTTTCGCATCCTGGATCGCGATAAGACCGAGATTCGCTGGAACTCCGAATGGCTGGACAAGCTTGACTTCGCTGAGATGGTGAGGTTGATGGCGCAGTTCACCGTGAGCCAGATGTTGGAGCGCGAGGACTTCCACAAGCGCTTCAACAACGAGGAGCCGATTGCGCTGCACGAACTGATCTACCCCATCGTGCAGGGCTACGATTCCGTTGCGCTTCAGAGCGATGTGGAGCTTGGTGGCACGGATCAGAAATTCAACCTGATGCGTGGTCGCGATCTGCAGCGCCACTTCGGCCAACAGCCACAGATCATCCTGATGATGCCCATCATTGAAGGCCTGGATGGCGTGCAGAAGATGAGCAAGTCACTGGGCAACTACATTGGCGTGGATGAGCCGCCGTTTGAGATGTTCGGCAAGCTGATGACCGTTGGCGACGATCTGATGTGGCGCTACTGGACGCTGCTGACGGACGTTCCGGCCAGCGAGATTGAAACGATGAAGGTGAAGGTTGCCGATGGTTCTCTGCATCCCATGGATGCGAAGAAGGCCATGGCGCGCACCATCACTGCGGGCTTCTCGTCACCAGAAGATGCGTTGCGTGCGGAAGAGAACTGGTCCACACAGTTTCAGAAGGGCGGCACCAGCGAGGACACAGAACGCGTGTCGCTGGCGAAGGCTGACCTTGCGTTTGAAGAAGCAACTAACACCATTGGCACAGACAAGTTGATGGTGGCTGCAGGCTTCTGCGCGAGTATGGGTGAGGCGCGTCGCAAACGTGCCGAGAAGGCCGTGAAGGTAGACAACGTGACAGTGGACGATGCGCGGCTTGCTATTGCGGCGGGAACTGTTGAACTGCTGGTGAAGCTGGGCAAGAAGACGAAGATCGTTAACGTCTCGTAG
- a CDS encoding VOC family protein yields MQARATKDVLLQTPHLEEATAFYRDVLGLRVFMNTPDMVGLDAGAFSLYLDRAGSLGPVLEFLVDDVAEARRDLLDRGCTVKADDPSIPRLYMRDPFGLIYNIGQDPHAVKDDPEPIRDPEPPPHY; encoded by the coding sequence ATGCAGGCACGCGCTACAAAAGACGTTCTATTGCAGACCCCACATCTTGAAGAGGCCACGGCCTTCTATCGGGATGTGCTGGGTCTGCGCGTGTTCATGAACACACCGGATATGGTGGGGCTGGATGCGGGCGCGTTCTCGCTGTATCTGGATCGTGCTGGATCGCTGGGCCCTGTGCTGGAGTTTCTGGTGGATGACGTTGCAGAAGCGCGACGTGATTTGTTGGATCGCGGATGCACTGTGAAGGCGGATGATCCTTCGATTCCGCGTTTGTATATGCGTGATCCTTTCGGCCTGATCTACAACATTGGCCAGGATCCGCATGCGGTGAAGGATGATCCGGAGCCCATCCGTGATCCCGAGCCGCCGCCTCACTATTGA
- a CDS encoding aminotransferase class V-fold PLP-dependent enzyme — protein sequence MRPDRRTFLKSAAACAPVAMMNVAHAEDQAAAAIAVKLTPNSIPVADLPKHYDVETGIHNLENGYWGVMPRPVAQVYAEQSAYVNRHNSIWARNVLPGGACLAAGGREARDAIAKMVGVSHEEIAITRSGSDALQSLICNYKAIKPGDAVIYCDLDYDAMIASMDWLGDHRGAQVVKFDMPEPATTANILAAYEDVLKRTPNAKLLLVTQVSNRTGLVTPVKEIVAMARARGVDTICDIAHGVACLDFQIADLGCDFAGWSVHKWTSAPLGTGAMYIRKSRIDDIDISYDNHEIPPHDITARVPAGTVNFAALLSIPTAADFHFAVGGAAKEKHLRSLRDRWVHAVADLPNVEICVPDDPARYCAITSFRLKGMHMNEQAQHLQTMLFEKYRVHTVWRKGVAKGPVIRVTPGLYTTFADSDALANALHKEHAMFA from the coding sequence ATGAGACCGGATCGCCGTACCTTTTTGAAGTCGGCCGCTGCCTGCGCACCTGTTGCGATGATGAATGTGGCGCATGCTGAAGATCAGGCCGCCGCAGCTATTGCCGTGAAGCTGACACCGAACTCCATTCCCGTTGCCGATCTGCCGAAGCACTATGACGTGGAGACGGGCATTCACAATTTGGAGAACGGCTATTGGGGCGTGATGCCGCGTCCAGTGGCGCAGGTGTATGCCGAGCAGTCGGCGTATGTGAATCGCCACAACTCCATCTGGGCGCGCAATGTGTTGCCGGGTGGTGCTTGCCTTGCAGCGGGTGGGCGTGAAGCGCGCGACGCCATTGCGAAGATGGTGGGCGTGTCGCACGAAGAAATTGCGATTACACGCAGCGGTTCCGACGCATTGCAATCGCTGATCTGCAACTACAAGGCGATCAAGCCAGGCGATGCCGTCATCTACTGCGATCTGGACTACGACGCGATGATTGCCAGCATGGATTGGCTGGGTGATCATCGCGGCGCGCAAGTGGTGAAGTTTGACATGCCGGAGCCTGCGACGACGGCCAACATTCTTGCCGCGTATGAAGATGTGTTGAAGCGCACCCCGAATGCAAAGCTGCTGCTGGTGACGCAGGTGTCGAACCGGACTGGTCTTGTTACGCCCGTGAAAGAGATTGTTGCGATGGCGCGCGCGCGTGGTGTGGATACCATCTGCGACATTGCGCATGGTGTGGCTTGCCTTGATTTCCAAATTGCCGATCTGGGTTGTGACTTTGCGGGATGGAGCGTTCACAAGTGGACCTCTGCTCCGCTGGGCACGGGGGCAATGTACATCCGCAAATCGCGCATTGATGACATTGATATTTCGTATGACAACCATGAGATTCCGCCGCATGACATTACTGCGCGTGTGCCCGCGGGTACGGTGAATTTCGCGGCGTTGTTGTCGATTCCCACCGCTGCGGATTTTCATTTTGCGGTGGGTGGTGCGGCGAAAGAGAAGCATTTGCGCAGTCTGCGCGACCGCTGGGTACATGCTGTGGCTGATCTGCCGAACGTGGAGATCTGTGTGCCGGACGATCCTGCCCGTTACTGCGCAATCACCAGTTTTCGTTTGAAGGGCATGCACATGAACGAACAGGCGCAGCATCTGCAAACGATGTTGTTTGAGAAGTATCGCGTGCATACGGTTTGGCGGAAGGGTGTGGCGAAGGGTCCTGTGATTCGCGTGACGCCGGGCCTGTACACCACCTTTGCCGATAGCGATGCGCTGGCGAATGCGTTGCACAAAGAACATGCAATGTTTGCCTGA
- a CDS encoding DNA alkylation repair protein: MPSTAKSRATLAALKRDVNALRDPERARFLQRFFRTGTGEYAEGDKMLGLTVPDSRKIARAYAGLQLHDVAILLASPWHEHRLIALLILIAQHDRASQEDRAALHGFYVEHRAGVNNWDLVDTSARALFGEHDLKGRLALRYAKSADLWDRRIAMVSTFAALKRGETAPTFAVAEKLLDDRHDLIHKATGWLLREAGKVDHGALMAFLRQHYARMPRTALRYAIERLDSVDRRLWLAGPQ, from the coding sequence ATGCCATCCACCGCAAAATCCAGGGCCACACTTGCCGCGTTAAAGCGCGACGTGAATGCCCTGCGTGATCCGGAACGCGCACGATTTCTGCAGAGGTTCTTTCGCACTGGCACTGGCGAGTATGCGGAAGGCGACAAGATGCTGGGCTTGACCGTGCCTGATTCGCGAAAGATCGCACGCGCCTATGCGGGTCTGCAATTGCATGATGTGGCGATTCTGTTGGCTTCGCCATGGCATGAGCATCGTTTGATTGCATTGCTGATTCTGATCGCACAGCATGACCGTGCATCGCAAGAAGACCGAGCCGCTCTGCATGGCTTCTATGTGGAACATCGCGCTGGTGTTAACAACTGGGACCTGGTGGATACGTCAGCCCGCGCTCTGTTTGGCGAACACGACTTGAAGGGCCGCCTTGCTTTGCGTTATGCGAAGTCAGCAGACCTCTGGGATAGACGCATTGCGATGGTCAGCACGTTCGCGGCGTTGAAACGAGGGGAGACTGCGCCCACTTTTGCGGTTGCGGAAAAACTGCTGGATGACCGGCACGACCTAATCCACAAAGCTACGGGATGGCTGCTGCGCGAGGCGGGCAAAGTGGACCATGGTGCGCTGATGGCATTTCTGCGGCAGCACTACGCCCGGATGCCTCGGACGGCCTTGCGTTATGCGATTGAGCGGCTGGATTCAGTGGATCGCAGGCTCTGGCTCGCTGGACCACAGTAA
- a CDS encoding alpha-L-fucosidase gives MLSHLSRRRFLQGSAATVAAARAASMWPQSAMRIASGPFQPTWDSLKAHYKTPDWFRDAKFGIWAHWSAQCVPEQGDWYARKMYMQGDPIYDWHVKHYGHPTKFGFMEIDNLWKAEKWQPEQMMQLYQAAGAKYFFALANHHDNFDNYASTYHPWNSTRIGPKRDIIGTWEKVARAHGMKFGVSNHSSHAWHWFQVAYGYDAVGPLANQRYDAATLTKADGKGKWWEGYDPQALYAGRTDLAMPDGVNTIAAQNAWHKDHDGKWHEEDPPQNPHFSELWFLRCKELFDKYNPDLVYFDDEELPFGDKGLSVTAHLYNTSVARHGSQQAVVFAKKPGPNHMGGFTLDIERSRSTEILAEPWQTDTCIGDWHYKRSLFEQHKYKTADTVIALLIDVISKNGNLLLSVPVRGDGSLDEDEHAFLQQLASWVPVHGEAIYGTRPWKVFGEGPPEPIEKNFSEKTRPHTAEDIRFTEKGNVIYAFVLAWPTDGKVRIKSMKRGGEHTPASIHRVEMLPKAAPLKWTQTADALEVTMPSDKPNPYAYVLRITT, from the coding sequence ATGCTCTCGCACTTGTCTCGCCGTCGTTTTCTTCAGGGCAGCGCCGCAACAGTGGCTGCTGCACGTGCTGCTTCCATGTGGCCTCAGAGTGCCATGCGCATTGCTTCCGGCCCGTTTCAACCTACGTGGGATTCGCTGAAGGCGCACTATAAAACGCCGGACTGGTTTCGCGATGCGAAGTTTGGCATATGGGCGCATTGGAGCGCGCAGTGCGTGCCCGAGCAGGGCGATTGGTACGCACGCAAGATGTACATGCAGGGCGACCCCATCTACGACTGGCATGTGAAGCACTATGGTCATCCCACGAAGTTTGGCTTCATGGAGATTGACAATCTGTGGAAGGCAGAGAAGTGGCAGCCCGAGCAGATGATGCAGCTCTATCAGGCTGCGGGTGCTAAGTACTTCTTTGCGCTGGCCAATCATCACGACAACTTTGATAACTACGCATCGACGTATCATCCGTGGAACTCAACACGTATTGGGCCGAAGCGCGACATTATTGGCACGTGGGAAAAGGTAGCGCGTGCGCATGGCATGAAGTTTGGCGTGTCAAACCACAGCTCGCATGCGTGGCACTGGTTCCAGGTGGCGTATGGATATGACGCGGTTGGGCCGTTGGCGAATCAGCGTTACGACGCAGCCACACTGACCAAGGCCGATGGCAAAGGCAAGTGGTGGGAGGGCTATGATCCGCAGGCTCTGTATGCAGGTCGCACCGATCTCGCGATGCCCGATGGCGTGAACACCATTGCCGCGCAGAATGCATGGCACAAGGATCACGATGGCAAGTGGCATGAGGAAGATCCGCCGCAGAATCCTCACTTTTCAGAGCTGTGGTTTCTGCGTTGCAAAGAACTCTTCGATAAGTACAACCCTGACCTTGTGTACTTTGACGATGAGGAATTGCCCTTTGGCGATAAGGGTTTGAGTGTGACGGCGCATCTGTACAACACCAGCGTTGCGCGACATGGATCGCAGCAGGCTGTGGTGTTTGCGAAGAAGCCCGGCCCGAACCACATGGGCGGATTCACGCTAGACATTGAACGCTCACGCTCTACAGAGATTCTTGCGGAGCCGTGGCAAACAGATACCTGCATTGGTGATTGGCATTACAAGCGTTCGCTGTTTGAGCAGCATAAGTACAAGACTGCCGATACCGTCATTGCGCTGCTGATTGATGTGATCAGCAAGAATGGCAACCTGCTGCTGAGCGTTCCGGTGCGTGGCGACGGCAGTCTTGATGAAGACGAGCACGCGTTTCTGCAACAGCTTGCTTCGTGGGTTCCTGTACATGGCGAGGCGATTTACGGCACGCGTCCTTGGAAGGTCTTTGGTGAGGGGCCGCCGGAGCCGATTGAAAAGAACTTCAGCGAGAAGACGCGTCCGCATACAGCGGAGGACATTCGTTTCACCGAGAAGGGCAATGTTATTTACGCCTTTGTGCTGGCGTGGCCTACGGATGGCAAGGTGCGTATTAAGTCGATGAAGCGCGGTGGCGAACACACGCCTGCATCGATTCATCGCGTGGAGATGCTGCCGAAAGCGGCACCGCTGAAGTGGACGCAGACAGCGGATGCGTTGGAGGTCACCATGCCTTCGGACAAGCCGAATCCCTACGCCTATGTGCTGCGCATCACGACGTAG